One Formosa agariphila KMM 3901 genomic window, ATAATATATTTGGCTGTTTTAAGGGAGTTTCTTGCGCTATTAAATTAAGTGAACATAAAATAAATCCAAAAAAATTTATACATAATTTCTTCATAGTCCTTAGGTAATTAGTCGTTTACTTATTTATTCGCTCTAATTGTTTTTTACTTAGCCCTTGCCTGTAATACACATCTGGTCTATGATTTACACGATGTTCTTTCATTTCTGGATCGTGAATATCTCTGCTTAAATCACAATCAAAACGCACTAATTTTGAACAGAAATTATTCCAATCGCCTGTTACGTTAATAAAATGAGCAATACCCCAAGTAATCCCTCTTCCGTCAGTTGTATTTGTAAAAGCGTCAGGAACGTATGGCGCTGACGCATAAGGCATTAACTCTGTAATTGAGGCTATTTCAAAATTCACCCAATCTTTAGCATACTGAATCGTATTGTGTTCTGGACCATCTTTATATACCAAAGCTGCAACTCCTTCTTTAAAAGGAAATAAAGAGGTTTCATGACCTGAGGTAATTAAGGGGTTTAAAGGATGCTTTTTAAAAGGCCCTAAAGGATTATCGGCTATGGCCAAACCTTGCATACGCACTTTATGTGGTTGCTCACCAAAATCGGATTTGTAATAAATATAAATTTTTCCATCATGAACCAAAGGATACGGATCATGAATTGAGTATTGATCCCACTCACCTTCGGCTCCATTGGGGATTATAATTTTATTAGCTGGAGTCCATGGACCATCAGGAGAATCGGCATAAGAAACAGCCACCGGACAGTCATCGCCACGTTTTCCACTTGCCTCCATAAACCCTTGATAATACAAGTAATATTTACCTT contains:
- a CDS encoding glycoside hydrolase family 117 protein; this encodes MKLKLLTIMGAVFLMACQQNTKETQVASDKETQGAFPFILPKEKPNRPLSAAMERIYNNYQGPQPQDNELFSQFKYTELKGFDYNNYDGTISRRDPSKVILHNGKYYMWYTYRNTPTPPQGAQKSNDTIPSADWDLAEIWYATSTDGFTWEEQGVAIKRPEKPLVGWRSVTTTDILEWEGKYYLYYQGFMEASGKRGDDCPVAVSYADSPDGPWTPANKIIIPNGAEGEWDQYSIHDPYPLVHDGKIYIYYKSDFGEQPHKVRMQGLAIADNPLGPFKKHPLNPLITSGHETSLFPFKEGVAALVYKDGPEHNTIQYAKDWVNFEIASITELMPYASAPYVPDAFTNTTDGRGITWGIAHFINVTGDWNNFCSKLVRFDCDLSRDIHDPEMKEHRVNHRPDVYYRQGLSKKQLERINK